A portion of the Perognathus longimembris pacificus isolate PPM17 chromosome 20, ASM2315922v1, whole genome shotgun sequence genome contains these proteins:
- the Slc6a16 gene encoding orphan sodium- and chloride-dependent neurotransmitter transporter NTT5: MGSLEDFSDAPEEESSKLHTSHSFSWNFKAKEVWANKSPNYVLRSRNREGILIQMAFSMWLGSMWRFPYLCHRNNGGGSFILLYLIMLLLFGVPLLYLEMLIGHWLQEDSIQIWKQLVPWMGGVGYSNILVSVLVSLHNSTIISWCLFYLSQSFVYPLPWSHCLMAKNSNTTDLSCLWTVPQQYFWYHTALRASDNIETGMNTMVFHLCLGVLTTWAFLFLIMTAEIKISMSILTSSIFLPYILLLCLLIRSVFLEGAFGSLKRMLTTELATLASMEVWYEAGSHVLYSLGLGLGTIMTLSQARYTNYIKAASSVAFVNLVTSLLITSIVFLVLGFWATTSGHTCVEMSVSSLTKFISKGILPQKARPPDDVLRRPPMDYLMWIMGLPKHLQHKVIQLSPSCSVMVKNEKFMQGLGLSFVAFSQAVSLLPGASFWAIIFFLALIIMELCIMIRILECITLTLQNFIFTKHPRMVPVVICLGGCLGSLIFSSCSGSYIVALLDDHTIPLVFIIVVLFQNVALAWIYGAQRFRQAILEKLGHLLRPLVTVLWSCVTPLWLLILLGVWLLDHYRGPSLSYITWNSSMSQEVRQPYQGWVLHCLTGLSILPLFVIFIYLLHHWWHLQDSTIPDAPERLPAKKMPAVLPKPLPWPKHPMKKSTTEPQDASSRSSEFSLPLRARSSSWFKTFLLPSSQDSLMTPLQVTPTSATLEDSPSTNRPPQATGSATPNAAPILQESKSTS, encoded by the exons ATGGGGTCCCTTGAAGATTTTTCTGACGCTCCGGAAGAAGAGTCCAGCAAACTTCACACCTCCCACTCCTTCTCTTGGAACTTCAAGGCCAAGGAAGTGTGGGCCAACAAGAGCCCGAACTACGTCCTCCGGAGTCGGAACAGGGAGGGCATCTTGATCCAGATGGCCTTCTCCATGTGGCTGGGCAGCATGTGGCGCTTCCCTTACCTGTGCCACCGCAACAACGGAGGAG GCAGCTTCATCCTCCTCTACCTCATCATGCTCCTCCTGTTTGGGGTCCCCCTCCTCTACCTGGAGATGCTCATTGGACACTGGCTGCAGGAGGACAGCATCCAGATCTGGAAGCAGCTTGTCCCCTGGATGGGGGGGGTGGGCTACTCCAACATACTG GTGAGCGTCCTGGTGAGCTTGCACAACAGCACCATCATCTCCTGGTGCCTCTTCTACCTGAGCCAGTCTTTTGTCTACCCCCTGCCCTGGAGCCATTGCCTGATGGCGAAGAACAGCAACACCACTG ACTTATCTTGCCTGTGGACGGTGCCCCAGCAGTACTTCTGGTACCACACGGCCCTGCGCGCCTCAGACAACATCGAGACCGGGATGAACACTATGGTTTTCCACCTCTGCCTGGGCGTACTCACCACCTGGGCCTTCCTCTTCTTAATCATGACTGCCGAGATCAAGATTTCAATGTCT ATACTCacttcctccatcttcctcccctacattctcctcctctgcctcctcatcCGGAGTGTGTTTCTGGAAGGTGCGTTTGGCAGCCTCAAGCGGATGCTGACCACAGAG CTCGCTACCTTGGCCTCCATGGAAGTGTGGTACGAGGCAGGAAGCCATGTGCTCtactctctgggcctgggcctcggcACCATCATGACCCTGTCCCAGGCCAGGTACACCAACTACATCAAGGCAGCGTCCTCGGTGGCTTTCGTCAACCTGGTGACCTCGCTGCTGATCACATCAATCGTATTCCTAGTGCTGGGGTTCTGGGCCACCACCAGTGGCCACACCTGTGTTGAGAT GAGTGTCTCGAGTCTGACGAAGTTCATCTCCAAGGGCATTCTGCCGCAGAAGGCCAGGCCCCCGGATGACGTGCTGCGCCGGCCCCCCATGGACTACCTGATGTGGATCATGGGCCTCCCCAAGCACCTCCAGCACAAGGTCATCCAGCTGTCCCCGTCCTGCAGCGTCATGGTGAAGAACgaaaag TTCATGCAGGGACTGGGCCTGTCATTCGTAGCCTTCTCCCAAGCCGTCTCGTTGCTCCCCGGGGCCTCTTTCTGGGCCATCATCTTCTTCCTGGCTCTGATCATCATGGAGCTGTGCATCATGATAAGAATCTTGGAGTGCATTACTCTAACACTCCAGAATTTCATTTTCACAAAGCACCCCAGGATGGTTCCAG TGGTCATCTGCTTGGGAGGTTGTCTGGGCAGCCTCATCTTCTCCAGTTGCTCTGGCAGCTACATAGTGGCTTTGTTAGATGACCACACAATTCCGCTGGTCTTCATCATCGTGGTGCTATTCCAGAATGTGGCTCTGGCCTGGATCTACGGAGCCCAGAG GTTCCGGCAGGCGATCCTGGAGAAGCTGGGCCACCTGCTGAGGCCCTTGGTCACCGTGCTGTGGAGCTGCGTAACACCGCTCTGGCTGCTGATCCTCCTGGGCGTCTGGCTGCTGGACCACTACCGGGGGCCTAGCCTCTCCTACATCACCTGGAACAGCAGTATG AGCCAGGAGGTGAGGCAGCCCTACCAGGGGTGGGTGCTACACTGCCTCACGGGCCTCAGCATCCTCCCGCTGTTCGTCATCTTCATCTACCTGCTGCACCACTGGTGGCACCTCCAGGACTCCACTATCCCCGACGCCCCAGAGAGGCTGCCAGCCAAAAAGATGCCCGCTGTGCTCCCCAAACCTCTGCCCTGGCCCAAGCACCCCATGAAGAAAtccaccacagagccccaggatgcCAGCAGCAGGTCGTCGGAGTTCAGCCTGCCCCTGAGGGCCAGGAGCTCGTCCTGGTTCAAGACATTCCTGCTGCCCTCCTCCCAGGACAGCCTGATGACACCCCTGCAGGTGACCCCCACCTCAGCGACCCTGGAGGACAGCCCATCCACCAACAGGCCGCCGCAGGCCACAGGCTCAGCAACTCCGAATGCTGCTCCTATCCTCCAAGAGAGCAAATCTACCAGCTAG